Proteins encoded by one window of Methanomassiliicoccus luminyensis B10:
- a CDS encoding Fic family protein, with the protein MTVLELHEEAFKGLKADAGQWRRANVVIGGAPFAPPRPEKVVPPMDELIGEYDRRDLAGEDALTLGAWRHHGLDRIHPFSDGNGRIGRLLLNLHFLKRNWPLANILPADRDRYLDALSRANAGNLGPLTDLLGMAMAASLLNFSSCMGTERDELKPLAELEGNGSYSAKYLALRAKQGSRPPPGRRANGAPAGERWTSIPRRWGGNEIIGPEIVSVPFRNRIMLRHNT; encoded by the coding sequence GTGACGGTCCTCGAGCTGCATGAAGAGGCGTTCAAGGGACTGAAGGCGGACGCCGGGCAGTGGAGGCGAGCGAACGTTGTGATAGGGGGAGCACCGTTCGCACCGCCGAGGCCAGAGAAAGTGGTCCCCCCGATGGACGAGCTCATCGGAGAGTACGACCGGCGCGACCTCGCCGGCGAGGACGCTTTAACCCTGGGAGCGTGGCGGCATCATGGTCTCGATCGCATCCATCCCTTCAGCGACGGCAACGGGAGGATAGGGAGGCTGCTGCTGAACCTGCATTTCCTGAAGCGCAATTGGCCGCTGGCGAACATACTGCCGGCGGACAGGGATCGTTATCTCGATGCCCTCAGCAGAGCGAACGCCGGGAACCTGGGCCCGCTGACCGACCTTCTCGGGATGGCCATGGCCGCGTCGCTTCTGAACTTCTCGTCCTGCATGGGCACGGAGCGTGACGAGCTCAAGCCCCTTGCGGAGCTGGAGGGGAACGGCTCATACTCAGCAAAGTACCTGGCCCTCCGGGCCAAGCAAGGGAGCCGCCCGCCACCAGGGCGAAGAGCGAATGGCGCTCCAGCAGGAGAGCGCTGGACCTCTATACCGAGGAGGTGGGGAGGAAATGAGATCATAGGTCCAGAGATCGTGTCGGTCCCTTTTCGTAATAGAATTATGTTACGTCATAATACCTAA
- a CDS encoding DUF1638 domain-containing protein: MQVVVRTTRDESMKIGIIACESFKKELDVLTENDPDIGYKEYLEFGLHIYPDDLKRTVREKVDALEGRVDAVLLGYGICSSLRDITDDLRVPAVRLDADDCIGVLLTTEEYAKERRKCAGTLYNTPYFAQRGLDRIKLELKEKVPNYEELGFDMEWYLDKLFDGYSRVLFIDDGLCDTEALIKMSEKTAQELKLRHECRAGTLEVLRDALARTKELAREKYETRTGSPAPAEAPKSCTPAQ, encoded by the coding sequence ATGCAAGTAGTGGTTAGAACGACAAGGGATGAGAGCATGAAGATCGGGATCATTGCATGCGAGTCGTTCAAGAAAGAGCTGGACGTGCTGACCGAGAACGATCCGGACATCGGTTACAAGGAATACCTGGAGTTCGGGCTGCACATCTATCCGGATGACCTCAAGAGGACGGTCCGGGAGAAGGTCGATGCGCTGGAAGGCAGGGTCGACGCCGTTCTGCTGGGCTATGGCATCTGCAGCTCGCTTCGGGACATCACGGACGATCTCAGGGTCCCCGCGGTCAGATTGGATGCCGACGACTGCATCGGGGTCCTCCTCACCACCGAGGAGTACGCAAAGGAGAGGAGGAAGTGCGCGGGGACGCTGTACAACACCCCCTACTTCGCCCAGAGGGGCCTGGACCGGATAAAGCTGGAGCTCAAGGAGAAGGTCCCCAACTACGAGGAGCTGGGCTTCGACATGGAGTGGTACCTGGACAAGCTGTTCGACGGCTACTCCAGAGTGCTGTTCATCGACGACGGGCTGTGCGACACGGAAGCGCTCATAAAGATGTCCGAAAAGACCGCCCAGGAGCTGAAGCTGAGGCACGAGTGCAGGGCCGGAACGCTGGAAGTGCTGAGGGACGCGCTGGCGAGGACCAAGGAGCTGGCCCGGGAGAAGTACGAAACGCGCACGGGAAGCCCCGCTCCGGCCGAGGCCCCGAAAAGCTGCACCCCGGCACAGTGA
- a CDS encoding DUF3427 domain-containing protein, producing MVKAGIYEQVVNKDLSAALDNEPSLLPFKEPIDDAEAPKILSDYLASVLQKGLSSSRLEGDLDKQVRIVNGIVQAIVQATGEEALSGLTVDMSAEKAEQLLALVDKKNSIHSINERAEITRPETSISQSSLFTGAAHEPSMVAELKREIASSDRVDMLVSFIKWSGLRLLMEELSDFTSKGGKLRVITTSYMGATDVKAVTWLSRLPNTEVKISYDTKRTRLHAKTYVFYRDTGFSTAYVGSSNLSNAAISNGLEWNVKVTMQDLPDTMRKIDATFESYWNSPEFEVFTEKETDRLSRALRAERVKGDTGPVMLFDIAPYPFQQEILDKLAAEREIRHSYKNLVVAATGTGKTVISAFDYKRFCKENPGRPNRLLFVAHRKEILEQSLSCFRNVLRNQNFGDTFYDGSIPGSLDHLFISIQTFQSQSFDERTTPDFYDFIIVDEFHHAAAPTYQRLLEHYKPKVLLGLTATPERMDGKSVLTYFDDRIAAESRLPEAIERKLLCPFHYFGVTDTADLTGLRWTRGGYDRTELSNLYTYEWLGADRRADLILQSVIRYITDIDEVKGLGFCVSVAHAQFMADHFNERGIPSISVTADTPDDVRVSAKQKLVNGDIKIIFTVDIFNEGVDIPEVNTVLLLRPTESLTIFLQQLGRGLRLSEGKECLTVLDFIGQANRQYRFEEKFAALLGESAKSVQNEIKNGFSSLPKGCYIQLERKAKEIIYNNIRNALGCRAGIISRIASFEENSQLPLTLDNFLSYYHMDIRSVYINGSFSRLCALAGIKADFSEPDEEVLTKAFYRICSIDSRRWIDFLLRVLPSIDDLDEAQMNESERLMLQMLQFTIWQKSAEDCGFSSTVDGLRRLKQNKTLYTEMQEILRYQLDHIDIVDKPNDLDFECPLDLYCTYSRDQIMAAMGSTNPSSVREGVKHLPDKKSDLFFITLNKSDKDYSPTTMYNDYSINERLFHWQSQSTTPSRSATGRRYIHHQETGDHILLFVRESKKDSFGKTAGYTFLGTADYVRHEGDRPMNIIWKLHQPTPAKFLKKTNQMSGG from the coding sequence ATGGTCAAGGCGGGCATATATGAGCAGGTTGTCAACAAGGACCTCTCCGCCGCCCTGGACAATGAGCCAAGCCTGCTGCCCTTCAAAGAACCGATCGACGATGCCGAAGCCCCCAAGATACTCTCCGACTACCTGGCGTCGGTCCTGCAAAAAGGCCTGTCGTCCTCTCGCCTCGAAGGCGATCTGGATAAGCAGGTCAGGATCGTCAACGGCATCGTTCAGGCCATCGTCCAGGCGACGGGGGAAGAAGCCCTTTCCGGTCTGACCGTGGACATGAGCGCCGAAAAGGCCGAGCAGTTACTGGCTCTGGTCGACAAGAAGAACTCGATTCATTCCATCAACGAAAGGGCGGAGATCACCAGGCCCGAGACCTCGATATCTCAGAGTTCGCTGTTCACCGGGGCCGCCCACGAGCCCAGCATGGTGGCTGAACTGAAGAGGGAGATCGCCTCGTCCGACCGCGTCGACATGCTGGTATCGTTCATCAAGTGGAGCGGGCTGAGGCTCCTGATGGAGGAGCTCTCTGACTTCACCAGCAAAGGCGGAAAATTGCGAGTCATAACGACCTCGTACATGGGAGCGACCGATGTCAAGGCGGTAACTTGGCTATCTCGCCTCCCCAACACCGAAGTGAAGATATCTTACGATACCAAGCGCACCCGGCTGCATGCCAAAACCTATGTCTTCTACCGCGACACCGGCTTCAGCACAGCGTATGTCGGTTCATCGAACCTTTCCAACGCCGCCATATCCAACGGGCTGGAATGGAACGTCAAGGTGACGATGCAGGACCTCCCTGACACCATGAGGAAGATCGACGCTACCTTCGAGAGCTACTGGAACTCCCCGGAGTTCGAGGTCTTCACCGAAAAGGAAACGGACCGCCTGAGCCGAGCCTTGCGGGCCGAGCGCGTGAAGGGCGATACCGGCCCCGTCATGCTCTTTGACATCGCCCCATACCCGTTCCAGCAAGAGATCTTGGATAAACTGGCCGCGGAGCGGGAGATCCGGCATTCGTACAAGAACCTGGTGGTGGCGGCGACAGGCACAGGCAAGACCGTGATCTCCGCGTTCGACTACAAACGGTTCTGCAAAGAGAACCCCGGCAGGCCCAATCGGCTTTTGTTCGTTGCCCACAGAAAGGAGATCCTCGAGCAGAGCTTATCCTGCTTCCGGAACGTGCTCAGGAACCAGAATTTTGGCGATACATTTTACGATGGCTCCATCCCCGGGAGCCTGGATCATTTGTTCATATCGATCCAAACATTCCAATCTCAAAGCTTTGATGAGAGGACCACGCCGGACTTTTATGACTTCATCATCGTGGACGAGTTCCACCATGCCGCCGCGCCGACCTACCAGAGGCTCCTCGAACACTACAAACCGAAGGTGCTGCTGGGCCTGACCGCCACCCCGGAGCGCATGGACGGAAAAAGTGTGCTGACGTACTTCGACGATCGCATAGCGGCCGAATCACGTCTGCCGGAGGCCATCGAGAGAAAACTCCTATGTCCCTTTCACTACTTCGGGGTCACCGACACGGCGGACCTGACCGGACTAAGGTGGACTCGGGGCGGCTACGACCGGACGGAGCTGTCCAACCTCTATACCTATGAATGGTTGGGAGCGGACCGGAGAGCGGACCTGATCCTTCAGTCGGTCATCCGCTACATCACCGATATCGACGAGGTCAAGGGCCTGGGATTTTGCGTCTCGGTCGCCCACGCCCAGTTCATGGCCGACCATTTTAATGAACGAGGAATTCCCTCGATCAGCGTAACCGCCGACACGCCCGATGACGTGCGCGTAAGCGCCAAGCAGAAGCTGGTCAACGGCGATATCAAGATCATCTTCACCGTGGACATCTTCAATGAGGGCGTGGACATCCCCGAGGTAAACACCGTTCTCTTATTGAGGCCCACCGAGAGCCTGACCATCTTCCTCCAGCAGCTGGGGCGCGGGCTGAGACTTTCGGAAGGCAAAGAATGCCTCACCGTGCTTGATTTCATCGGGCAGGCCAACCGGCAGTACCGCTTCGAGGAGAAGTTCGCCGCCCTTCTGGGCGAAAGCGCCAAGAGCGTGCAGAACGAGATCAAGAACGGCTTCAGCTCCCTGCCTAAAGGCTGCTACATCCAGCTCGAACGCAAGGCCAAGGAGATAATTTACAACAACATCAGGAACGCGCTCGGCTGCAGGGCGGGCATTATATCCCGGATCGCGTCGTTCGAGGAGAACAGCCAGCTGCCCCTCACGCTCGACAATTTCCTGTCATATTACCACATGGATATTCGGAGCGTGTACATCAATGGCAGCTTCTCCAGGCTCTGCGCCCTTGCCGGAATAAAAGCAGACTTCTCGGAACCGGACGAAGAGGTCTTGACCAAGGCGTTCTACCGCATCTGCTCGATCGATTCCCGGCGGTGGATCGACTTCCTGCTTCGCGTACTTCCCAGCATCGATGATCTAGATGAGGCTCAGATGAATGAATCGGAACGCCTGATGCTGCAGATGTTGCAATTCACCATTTGGCAGAAGTCCGCGGAGGATTGCGGGTTCTCCAGCACCGTGGACGGCTTACGCCGCCTGAAACAAAACAAGACCCTGTACACTGAGATGCAGGAGATCCTGAGGTATCAGTTGGACCACATTGATATAGTCGATAAGCCGAACGACCTGGACTTCGAGTGCCCCCTGGACCTGTACTGCACCTACTCCCGAGATCAGATCATGGCAGCCATGGGGTCCACGAATCCGAGCTCGGTGAGGGAAGGCGTCAAGCACCTGCCGGACAAGAAGTCTGATCTGTTCTTTATCACTCTCAACAAATCGGACAAGGACTATTCGCCCACCACGATGTACAACGATTACTCCATCAACGAGCGGCTATTCCACTGGCAGAGCCAAAGCACCACGCCCTCAAGATCGGCGACAGGCCGGAGATACATTCATCATCAGGAGACGGGCGATCACATCCTGCTGTTCGTCCGTGAGAGCAAGAAAGACTCTTTCGGAAAGACCGCAGGATACACCTTCCTCGGAACCGCCGACTATGTCCGGCACGAAGGCGACCGGCCGATGAATATAATCTGGAAGCTGCACCAGCCGACGCCGGCCAAATTCCTGAAGAAGACCAACCAGATGAGCGGCGGATGA